In Alkalihalobacillus sp. FSL W8-0930, a single window of DNA contains:
- a CDS encoding DUF624 domain-containing protein, protein MLGQGVTGGIYAVGEIFLFLVKLNVLWLIGTVAGLLLFGFGPSTLAMCDVIRRWMRKEADVPVWRTFWQQYKTYFLRGNGLTFVLILGALMIYVNTTFFIVDSAWVVIFVRYALFLVAALLVLTALYVFPATVHFDLTLLDSLKQSFFIALYMPLRTLYMVAAVLTVYHILFLFPVLLFLFGISFFCFIQLYIVLRTFAKLELKQASMTSAPA, encoded by the coding sequence ATGCTAGGTCAAGGAGTAACAGGTGGAATCTACGCGGTTGGCGAAATCTTTTTATTTCTAGTGAAATTAAACGTACTGTGGTTAATCGGAACAGTTGCAGGGCTGCTGCTCTTTGGATTTGGACCAAGTACATTAGCCATGTGTGATGTGATCAGGCGATGGATGAGAAAAGAGGCAGATGTGCCTGTGTGGCGAACATTTTGGCAACAGTATAAAACGTATTTTTTAAGAGGAAATGGATTAACGTTTGTGCTAATCCTTGGCGCTTTGATGATCTATGTGAACACCACCTTTTTTATAGTGGACTCTGCATGGGTAGTCATCTTTGTCCGATATGCTTTATTTCTTGTAGCGGCGTTATTAGTACTCACAGCCCTGTATGTCTTTCCGGCAACCGTTCATTTTGACCTTACGCTGTTGGATTCATTAAAGCAGTCATTTTTCATTGCGTTGTATATGCCGCTACGTACGCTATATATGGTTGCGGCCGTCCTGACGGTTTATCACATTCTCTTCTTGTTTCCAGTGCTTCTCTTTCTGTTTGGAATCAGCTTTTTTTGCTTTATTCAGCTCTACATTGTCTTACGTACCTTTGCGAAATTAGAGTTAAAGCAGGCAAGCATGACATCTGCTCCTGCGTAA
- a CDS encoding GNAT family N-acetyltransferase: protein MLNMLPNVPQSFVTERLFIRLPMPGDGKAVYEAQQASLKEMLPWIHWAHYQTTVEQTENGVRYAHEQFMRKKDLRLHLFDRQTGVFIGSSGLHNINWSVPKMEIGYWMDTRHSGKGYMTEAVAGITGFAFQQLGVHRLEIHCDPANTLSRAIPEKLGYELEAILKQNSLSTDGRSYRDTCVYAKLKINGNSMG, encoded by the coding sequence ATGCTGAACATGCTGCCTAATGTGCCACAATCATTTGTAACTGAAAGGCTCTTTATTAGACTCCCTATGCCTGGTGATGGAAAAGCCGTCTATGAAGCGCAGCAAGCTTCATTAAAAGAAATGCTGCCATGGATCCATTGGGCCCATTACCAGACGACCGTAGAACAAACGGAAAATGGAGTCAGGTATGCGCACGAACAATTTATGCGAAAGAAAGACTTACGACTTCACTTATTTGATCGTCAAACAGGCGTGTTTATAGGCTCATCCGGCCTTCATAATATTAACTGGTCTGTGCCAAAGATGGAGATTGGCTACTGGATGGATACGCGTCATAGTGGAAAAGGCTACATGACAGAAGCTGTAGCAGGCATTACAGGCTTTGCCTTTCAACAACTGGGCGTACATCGTCTTGAAATTCACTGTGATCCTGCAAATACATTAAGTAGAGCGATTCCTGAGAAGCTAGGCTACGAACTAGAAGCCATCTTAAAGCAAAACAGCCTTTCCACCGATGGCAGATCTTATCGTGACACATGCGTTTACGCCAAACTAAAGATAAATGGAAATAGCATGGGGTAG